The Mucilaginibacter sp. PAMB04168 genome contains the following window.
AATGGCGGCAGTAGCCGGTACAAAACGAGGGGTTGGTGGGCCGTAAGTTTGCGGACCCAAAAAGGGCATAAACTCCGGATTCTCGGGCGCCAGCTGGGCCAGCTCTTCCGAGCGGCTTATTGCTTTTTGTAATGATGCGTCATCAAATTCATTGATGGTAGCAGTGCCCAGCTTTTTGCCAAAGGCCGATGATATGATCATTGTGCTGCGGTTTATGGCACCACTGGTAGATACAGAGTTGCGGGCATAGCGAATGTTGGATGAGTCGCCCCCGGTGAGTACTATTTCGCACTGATCGGCTTTTGAGTAGCTCAGCGCTTTCTTCAAAAGCTCACGCGCTTGTTCTTCGGTTAATATAGCCATGATAAGTTTGTTAGATTTTACGTGCTGTGTTAATAATGTTTACCCCATTAAAACGGGCTGTTGACGAGCCATGTGATACGGCGCTTGATTGGGTTGGCTGCCCTTTACCGTCAAAGAACGAACCACCCAAACGGTAATCGCTCTGGTCGGCAACGGCCGAACAGGAGTTCCAGAATTCCTGGGTATTTGATTGATAGGCTACATCGTTCAGCATACCTACAATCTGCCCATTCTTGATTTCGTAATATAACTGTCCGCTAAACTGGAAGTTATAACGTTGCTGATCGATAGAAAAAGAGCTGTCGCCAATAATGTAAATACCCTTTTCGGTATTCTTAATCATGTCGGCCACTTTAAGCGGCGTTTTGCCCGGTTGCAGGCTGATGTTTGGCATGCGCTGAAACTGTACTGACGACCAGTTATCGGCATAACAGCAGCCCTGCGATTCGGTTAAGCCAATAATATGGCCCTGATCACGTATGGATTGGTAATTAACCAGCACACCGTCTTTAATTATGTCCCACTGTTTGGTTTTAACGCCTTCATCATCATAGCCCACAGCGCCAAGCGAACCAGGCTGTAGTTTATCGGCCACAATATTCACGTTCTTGCTGCCAAACTGGAATTTTTTAGACTGCCATTTGTCCAGCGTCAAAAAGCTGGTACCGGCAAAGTTAGCCTCATAACCCAGTACCCGGTCAAGCTCCGAAGGGTGACCCACCGACTCGTGAATGGTTAACCAAAGGTGTGAAGGATCCAGTATTAAATCATACTTACCTGGTTCAACTGATTTGGCTTTCAGCTTTTGTTCAGCTTGTGTAGCGGCGGCGCGGGCATCTTCCAGCATATCGTAGCGGTCGCGGTACAAAACGGTAGGCGCACCTTTTATTTTGTCACTTTCGCGTGGCATTACGTACTCGTACCCCATGCCGCGTGGTGAGCTTAACGACTGGCGTGTTTCAAACTTGCCGGTCTTCGCATCAATTTTGGTTACTGAAAATAGCGGCCAGATACGGTGTACGTCCTGGTCTATATAAGAACCATCAGTAGACGCGAAGTATTTTTGCTCATTCACCAGAAACATTATGGAATTTACATAGTTGGCTCCGGCTTTCAAGGCTGCATCGTTTACGGATAGCAATAAGTCGACCTTTTCTTTAATAGGTACCTCAAAGGCATTGCGTTCAATAGGCGCTTTCCAGC
Protein-coding sequences here:
- a CDS encoding TldD/PmbA family protein gives rise to the protein MNRKNFLYLTGMGFGGAMLSRIPVFGAPVSPEAMLQSSVDVATKKRMADVVLNAARSKGATYADVRIGRYLNQYVITRENKVQNIVNTESYGMGIRVLANGCWGFAATDKLDTDSIAKAAAQAVAIAKENARLLSEPVQLLPQKGYGEVSWKAPIERNAFEVPIKEKVDLLLSVNDAALKAGANYVNSIMFLVNEQKYFASTDGSYIDQDVHRIWPLFSVTKIDAKTGKFETRQSLSSPRGMGYEYVMPRESDKIKGAPTVLYRDRYDMLEDARAAATQAEQKLKAKSVEPGKYDLILDPSHLWLTIHESVGHPSELDRVLGYEANFAGTSFLTLDKWQSKKFQFGSKNVNIVADKLQPGSLGAVGYDDEGVKTKQWDIIKDGVLVNYQSIRDQGHIIGLTESQGCCYADNWSSVQFQRMPNISLQPGKTPLKVADMIKNTEKGIYIIGDSSFSIDQQRYNFQFSGQLYYEIKNGQIVGMLNDVAYQSNTQEFWNSCSAVADQSDYRLGGSFFDGKGQPTQSSAVSHGSSTARFNGVNIINTARKI